The following nucleotide sequence is from Salvia miltiorrhiza cultivar Shanhuang (shh) chromosome 7, IMPLAD_Smil_shh, whole genome shotgun sequence.
GGCCGCCATTGCTGTGGAGATTTCTGAAGCCGTTTGCGCCGCGGGGTGGCGGGAACTCTGGTTTCTTACTGTGGTGGCGCCAACTCCAACAATTGACTCGCGGCCTCCAAAATATGTAATGCAAATATGCAATCAATTTGATATCAAAAATAAACGAAATGAATTGATATTTATAGAGATTTTGGGGTAAAAAAAACCATTTTAAAATATAGCCGTACAAtgattattttgaaattataaagaaaaataaaaatatgcaaCGTCATCATCGATAAACacttataaattttgatttattttctaaagACACATGCAATCGTCCTTATTTTTGTTCGTGTTGGGCTATCTGTGAAAAGCCGCCCTTTGAATCGGGGTTGCGACGATGGGCGGAGCTCTCGAGCTTGCCCAACGAGCCTCGTTGTGGATGCTTTCATGCCTTCACCAAACAAAATCgttaatttttattctatttaaaACCCTTACACACGCAATATAAGTTGCTATACAGTGACATCTTCACTTAGTTGCAAAATTTCTAATCTTGGTATCGATTTGatgttaaatttttatttagaatAATCACATAACTCATCTCAATTACTGCGTACCATCAAATCAATGCCAATTTGAAAAACTAATTTTTGGGTACCATGGTTCCAAGATCTCTCGAGAGCCATGTCTCTATAGAACTATCTCATACTATAGTAAAGTCGTTGATCTCAAATTACATTGGCAGTGTCTTTCCCACAAGAATATCGTTAAACAACATCGATTGGTTGAGTACATTGATGTCGTTATTTTAGTTGGGCCCCCAAAATAAGTATGTCAGATCCATAGATCTTGATATGCAACCTCCTCGAGGATAATCGTCGGTCGGACCCGGGAATCGGGCCGCGATTTGAGTGATTGGATTTGAGGGATCTAGGGTTTGGGAAAAAATAGGCAACGACTAGGACTGGgtaataaagaaaaagaaagagagaaacgGAGGCACGACTGGTGACTGTGAGGTGGCCGGAGTCCACGGAAGGGGAGCTGACAGTGGTTACATGGGAGTGTATATGTTCTATTGGTTAAGGGAGAAAAGTTGAGAGATGAGCGAGTGGTGAGAGAGAGGGCGAGAGATGTCAGTGGTGGTGCTTGGAGGGATAGTCGAGCGGCGGTGGCTGCCGCCAATGATGCTTGTGAGGAAGAATGAGAATGGTGCGTTTGTGTGTGTCGTGTCTTGTGTTTGCATTCTGTGTGAGGGTTCAGTCTGGGTGTGTGCGTGTTCTatgtgaaagagagagagatggttgtTGCAGGAAATAAAACACGACAACTCACTCAGCCCAAATTAACTTTCATTGGGCTTAATGTCCAGCCCATATTTCTTTGTTTTGTGCCCTTGACTTAGTCATTGGATGTGAAAAACAAAACACACGTTTTTGGGGGAAGTGGGTAGAggctgattttttatttttgaactttCCTCTCATCTCCAAATAAAAGGAGGCAGCGACTCCAATCTAAGATATAGAAAAAACGgctattcttcttcttcatatTGGGCACTTCTTTTCTCTACATTCTGCAATCCTTATTCTCTACATAGGCTGCGAATTTCCTTCCTTTTAGAATATAGATACACCTTTTCTCTCTTCTATAAATTGAAAGCGTCTCCACTCCGTCTTCAGCGAGTGCACGCAATTGACGGATTGCTGTGTTAACCTTGGGAAGCATTCGGCAACGAGACTTGTCACCGGAGGGTCTGCCGAGATAGCTTTTAAGGCAGCGGTGCGCCGCGACACAGTTTCGATTCTTGTTTCTCTTCTTCTACTTTGTTTTGCAAGTTGAGGTTTTTTGTCGAGCAGGTGGTATGCGCAGAGAATTCTGCCTGTTTCTTTTATCGCAGCCAAGGTGTGGCTGTTCCAACAATTTAAAAGCTATCCTAATGGCCCTATCAAACCGTGCTCTGCCCGATTTGTCGAAATTGGAACCTCTGAATGGATCAAACTACAAGAGATGGTCTCAGAAATTGCTAATCTTCTTTGAGCAACTCGAAGTCGATTACGTATTGCTCGAGGCAGCCCCTGCTGCTCCTCCACCCATCACCACGATCGTCGTCGCTGCCGGCGGTACAGACGCAGCCCTGCCTCCTCCACCCGATGACAACGGTCGGGCCAAATACGAAAAAGGACAACAAAACTGTTCGTGGTCACATTCTAAACCACATGACGAATAGCCTCTTTGATCTTTTCGTCAACCGTCGTTCGGCGAAGGAAATTTGGGAGGCTCTGGAAAAGAAATATGGTGGTGACGACGCTGGATTAAAGAAGTACGTTGTCGGAAAATGGCTAGAGTTTCAGATGGTGGACAACAAACCCATCATGGAGCAGCTGCACGAATACGAGAACCTGACCGCTGCTGTGCTCAACGAAGGAATGAAGATGTGTGAAATCTTCTAGGCTAATGTACTCATCGAGAAGTTCCCTCCATCGTGGTCTAAATACCGAAACATGTTGAAGCACAAGAAGAGGGACCTGTCACTTGAAGAGCTCATCAGCCACATGCGAACCGAAGAGGCTAATCGCCTCAAAGATAAGCCATCGAACTTTGTTAATTTTTCGAAGGCTAATCTTGTTGAATCTGATGGTGGTACAGGAACAGGAAAGTCACAAGCTTTTAAGAAGACAAAGCACGATGGAAAGAAGCCAACATTCAAAACAGACAAGAAAATCACAAAGACGAAGGTGACGTGTTACACCTGTGGAGCCCCTGGTCACAAGTCCTATCAATGTCCTCAAAGAAACCAGCAGGGTTCTCAACAACAACCTTTCCGGCCCGCACCAAAGCCTTCAAATCAGGCAAACTTGGCTGAAACCGATGATGACATCATTGCAGCTGTGGTGGAAGCAAATATGGCCGAGAACAAGAAGGATTGGGTGTTGGACACTGGAGCATCAAGACACTTTTGTAGCAACAGGAGCCTTTTTCATGAGTTTGAGGATGCAGCAGAGGGAGAATGCGTCTACATGGGGAACTCCAGCATTGCCGGCGTGCTCGGTAAAGGAAAAGTTTTGCTTAAACTCACGTCTGGAAAAACTTTGAGTCTTTCTAATGTGATGTATGTGCCGAGCATGCGTAGGAACTTAGTCTCTGGTGCTCAGCTGAGCAAAGCTGGTTTAAAAATTGTTGTTGAGTCTGATAAAGTTGTGCTGACTAAAAGTGGGAACTTTGTGGGGAAGGGATATCTTTGTGATGGTCTGTTTGTTCTGAATGTTGATTCTGAAATCGTGAATGAAAatgtttcttcttctgcttacttgattgagccGTTAGATGTTTGGCATGcaagacttggacatgttaattaTGCTTCTATTAAGAAACTTCGGAATATGGCTTTAATTTCTGCTTCAAACCAAAAGGATGTTATTAAATGTGAAATATGTGTTGAAGCGAAATTTGCTAAAAAATCGTTTAAATCTGTGGAACATAGATCATCTGAACTTCTGGATTTGATTCACACAGACTTAGCTGAATTTAGAAGCACAATTAGTAAAGGAGGAAAGATGTACTATATTTCATTTGCGGATGACTTTTCTCGTTACACTCGTTTGTACCTCTTAAGAACCAAAGATGAAGCTACTGATGCGTTTCTCAAGTTTAAGGCAGAAGTAGAAAATCAATTGAAAAAGAAGATAAAGAGGTTAAGATCAGACATAGGAGGTGAATATAGTACTCTTTTCTTGAAAAATTTCTGTGAACAACATGGGATTATACATGAATTTACTGCTCCTTATTCTCCTGAACAAAATGGCATTGCTGAAAGGAAAAATAGAACTCTCAAGAATACGATTAATGCTATGTTGCTTAGTTCTGGTTTGCCTAacaacatgtggggggaagctgctTTATCTGCGTGTTATATTCTTAATCGTGTGCCTCACAAGAAACTTGAAAAAACCCCTTATGAAATGTGGAAAGGCTTTCAGCCTAACCTGAAATATTTAAAAGTGTGGGGGTGCCTTGCTAAAGTGAGATTAAATGATCCAAAACAAGTGAATGTAGGATCAAAGACCTTTGATTGTGTATTTATTTGTTATGCTCATAATTCTGCTGCATATAGATTTATGTCTTTAAGTGATCATTCTATCTATGAATCTCGTGATGCTGAGTTCTTTGAGCATATATTTCCTATGAAGACTAACACTACTGTTGAGAATGTTTCTAGTACTTCACAGGAAAATCAAGCTGAGGCTTCTCATCGTTCAGCCCAGGAAACTGAGAAAACGTCGGAACCGAGAAGAAGTAAGAGGAGACGAACAGAGACATCGTTTGGTAACAATTTCATTACTTCATTTGTTGCTGAATATTCTGAGAAAATTGATGAATCTGTTGTGTATGCGTTTCTGCTTGAGGAGGATCCTCTTACTTATCAAGCTGCCATGACTAGTATAGATGCTCCACTTTGGAAAGAAGCTGTACATAGAGGTGGCCACGGTTCGGTTCTcggttcgaaccggaaccggaaccgccggttcccggTTCCAAAAACTGGAACcagaaccgaaccgaaaaataaccctcacggtttcggttccgaaccgtgaaccggcggttccgatTCCGGTTCTGAACCGCCGGTTTCGGTTCGAACCGTTAGAACtgtccgtttttttttttaatgtaatttttattattttatgtattgttgtgtaaaatttaatgaaatttgctttaataaaataaatgacacaagaaaatataaagttcatatacattattttctaaattgaacttataattcaAAGTTATACCTTACAACTCttgtaaataaaatttacaaattacaacatttgaatgctaaaataaaattaaggcaaTTTAGTTTACAACTTTTAATtggggaaaaaaagaaataaaggaaaTAGAACTTGAGCttctttttcgtttttgttttcattttttgctcgtttctttttcatttttttctattttatttttttttatttctattcttctttttttacaatatttattttactttatttatttcaaagcaattattattatgataaaaataactatcaatatgaaaaattgtagtaatattttttatagattacCTTTCATCATATTAATAGTAAAGGATTTTCTTACGAcgataattatttgaccaaatattttctttattttattttagtaaataattttctttattttctttattttttcgttaattttttattttcacattttttatatttttttctttttttttttttcaattatttcatcttttctaaaaatattacatttattcatatcaattgttatttttttcttacgacaataattaaaAGGCGGTTCTAGGCACGGTTCCACGGTTCCCGGTTCTAACCGGTTCTAACCGTGGAACCTTCGGTTCACGGTTCCAAGGCGGTTCTGGCACGGTTCCAACCCGGTTcccggttccggttccggttcggaaccGAGAACCGGCGGTTTGAGAAATcggaaccgtaaccgaaccggccgagcacggtttcggttccggttcggaaccGTGTATCACGGTTCCGGTTCCAGAACCCTCCCGGACGGTCCGGTTTTCCGGTTCGGTTCCCGATTCCGGTTTTTTTGGCCACCTCTAGCTGTACAAAGTGAACTTGATTCCATTAATGATAATCATACTTGGGAATTTGTTGATGTGCCTGCTAGTTGCAAACCTATTAGAACTAAATGGATTTTTAGGAAGAAACTAAAACCTGATGGTTCAGTTGATAGATATAAGGCAAGATTAGTTGTGGTTGGATATTCTCAGAAAAAGGATGTTGATTTCTTTGACACTTATTCTCCTGTTGCTCGAATCTCTACTATCAGAACACTAGTTGCTTCAGCTGCTATTCATAATTTGATTGTGcatcaaatggatgtgaaaacaaCCTTTTTAAATGGGGATCTGAATGAAGAAATTTATATTGAACAACCTGAGGGTTTTGTCGTACCTGGGAAAGAACATAAAGTATGCAAACTGAAAAAATCATTGTATGGTCTTAAACAAGCCCCTATTCAGTGGTATGAAAAGTTTCATAATACGATTCTTTCTAACGGTTTTTCTGTTAATTGCTCTGAATCATGCTTATATTCTAAAACCCGTGGATCAGATTGCGTGTTAATATGCttatatgtggatgacatgTTAATTTTTGGTACGTGTCTGGACATTGTGTTGGATACAAAAGCTTATTTGTCTTCTGTCTTTGATATGAAAGATATGGGTGAAGCTGATGTTATCCTCGGgataaaattgattaaatctgaGCATGGTTATGCACTGAGTCAATCTCATTATGTGGAACAAGTCCTCAAACGCTTTAATTGCAATGAATTGGTTCCCGTGAAAACTCCTTATGATTCTAGTTTACAATTGAAAAAGAATCTTGGTGAATCTGTTTCTCAAGAACGTTATGCTAGAATTTTAGGGAGTGTGATGTACTTGATGAACTGCACTAGGCCTGATATTGCATATGTTGTGAGCCGTTTGAGTCGATATACACATAATCCTAGTAATGATCATTGGTTTGCACTTTATCGTTTGTTGAGATATCTTAAGGGAACTGCTGATTACTGTTTAAATTACTCTAAATTTCCTAATGTGTTAGAAGGCTATTGTGATGCAAACTGGGTATCAGACAGTGATGAGGTAAGCTCCACGAGTGGATATGTATTCACTCTTGGAGGTGGTGCAATTTCTTGGAAATCTGGAAAACAAACTTGTATTGCAGGTTCTACGATGGAATCTGAATTCATAGCATTGGAGTTAGCGAGTCATGAGGCGAAATGGTTGCAAGAACTGTTGGCAGATGTGCCGTTGGGTAAGAGGTCTCAGGCACCTATTTCTCTTCATTGTGACTCACAAGCTGCTATCTCTATTGCTAAAAACAGTGTCTACAATGGAAAGAGGAGACATATTCGGCTAAGACATGCAGTGGTGAGAGAAATGCTTGGTGATGGAGTCATTTCTTTAGACTTTGTAAGGTCTGAGAAAAACTTGGCTGACCCATTCACTAAAGCACTCATCAAGAGGCAAGTGCAAGAGCTATCAGCCGGAATCGGGATGAAGTCATTGAATGGAGAAAGCTAACCTGGTGGATACCTAAAGGTCAAACAAAACCATGTGAGCTTATTTCATTTATATGGCATTTTATGTAATAAACTGTGTTGTTCTACTGCGGAGAACATTGGCCATAGATGAATCATCACCTGTTGAAGGTTATTCCACCGcggtggatttttgattgtacTATGATTCTGAGGTTGAGCATTTAGCTCTTAATGATTCTTGCAGTTGTGTTTTGCGAAACACTTTTGATATATTATATGCGTATAATATATTGAGTGCCGTGGCGATTGCACTTTCATTGAATCACCTAAGTGTGTGTGAAGAGGTGGCTCTCTTCCATGGAATTATTTTCTAGAGCATACACGAGATCCAAGGTGTTATTATAGCCAAATTTCTTTTATCGCGGAGACGTAATCTTTAAGGAATGATGTGTGTTGTGGGGGGCAACATGTGATTTTTACAAAGTTCAAGTAGAAATACACTTTATGAGATTCACATGTTTTCTCACTACACTAATATATAAATTCTAATCGCAAGATTATTTGTATTTATGCATCAATGTTCCTCTTATTTCATCCTTTGTCGTATTTCATTTGTGGGGGTCTGTTGCAGGAAATAAAACACGACAACTCACTCAGCCCAAATTAACTTTCATTGGGCTTAATGTCCAGCCCATATTTCTTTGTTTTGTGCCCTTGACTTAGTCATTGGATGTGAAAAACAAATCACACGTTTTTGGGGGAAGTGGGTAGAGGCTGATTTTTGAGTTTTGAACTTTCCTCTCATCTCCAAATAAAAGGAGGCAGCGACTCCAATCTAAGATACATAAAAAACGgctattcttcttcttcatatTGGGCACTTCTTTTCTCTACATTCTGCAATCCTTATTCTCTACATAGGCTGCGAATTTCCTTCCTTTTAGAATATAGATACACCTTTTCTCTCTTCTATAAATTGAAAGCATCTCCACTCCGTCTTCGGCGAGTGCACGCAATTGACGGATTGCTGTGTTAACCTTGGGAAGCATTCGGCAACGAGACTTGTCACCGGAGGGTCTGCCGAGATAGCTTTTAAGGCAGCGGTGTGCCACGACACAGTTTCGATTCTTGTTTCTCTTCTTCTACTCTGTTTTGCAGGTTGAGGTTTTTTGTCGAGCAGGTGGTGTGCGCAGAGAATTTTGCCTGTTTCTTTTATCGCAGCCAAGGTGTGGCTGTTCCAACAATGGTTATTGTTATATaggtagattaataaattattaatgaaATCTTAATTATTGCTCAATTTAAAAACATGTCATGAAtattgggacatcccaaaaGGAAAAACAGACCATGAATATTGGAAATTTGGAATGAATGAAGTAATGAATTTGGTGTGAAAAATGCATGAAATGAGTTGCTATTTATAAATAGATTTTGGATtagaaaaaactgaaaaaaagtCGTTCAAcgatattattaaaataaaaaaattaaaaaatcaaaaaattaaaaatatttttttaaatctttttaAAACATGCACGTGCAAGTACATGCTCTCCTCTTTCGCCTTCCAGCCGGGCTCGTCCAGTCAAGCCTCCGATAGAGCCATGAGGCTCGACGGCGCTTTGAGGCTTGCCGAGGTGGGGGCTCAAGCCCCTCGGTCGAGCCCCATTATAGATGTTCTAAAAGATTTCAATTATGATCTCAATTTCAAGGGCCGATGATcaaagaaaacataaaattaactttttttagCTAGTAGTAGACAAGAAGTTGGTATTTTTCctacatttaaattaaatccaacATAGTTAAGTAAAATCTGAAAGATATATATCAACTTTGAACACGCGTACTAAAATCAAGCTTAAACCACACTCCAACACTAGCATAGTGTCGACTTCTGTTATATAAAATGAACCAAACATTTATAATCAAggccaggggcggagccagactttcgaCTCAGGGGGGTccaaaaatttttttttcaaaaaaataataattaaataaaaaaaattaaaaaataaataatactaatgttatttaaattatatagcaagttaaaaaaataaacataattatttttttaaaaaaagtccAATATAACAATTAGCAAGCATATTAATAACCAAACAAGAACTCAAACAAGAATTCAACGAACTCAAACAAATGCCTAAATGAAGCTCGACTGATGCAGATTCAACGAACTCAAACAAGAATTCATCCCTAAAATGTTGAAcaaattataaaccctaaaatgCAGAACAAATGCAGAACGAAAATTATCACAGAAAAAATTTGTACTCTAAATCAAAGCTTCATCCCCAAAATCAAAGATACATAAAGGCATCATCCTCCACAAAAATCAAAGATACATAAAATCTTCATCCCCAAAATCAAAGATACATAAATCAAACCACAACTTCCTGTGCCTTGAGCTCGAGAGAAAGAGATCTGAGGCTGCGGTGCGCGAAGCTCACGAATAGAGCTAGATCTATGTCGCCTCACCTTCACCTCTCCGCCCTCACCTTCGCCTCTCCGCCGCCCGCAAAACCTTGATTTCGGCGGATCTAGGGCTTCCGGCGAAGCACACACAACTTCAATCTCACCAACCACGGACGACTCCTCCCCCGCTCAGGTAGCCCTCCCAGAGGTCGCTCATCACCGCAGAACAGAAGGGTCAAGGGAGAAGGCGGCGAAACCCTGACGGCGAAGCACCATGAATGGTGGAGGAGAGAAGAGGCGACCTGACGGCGAGAGACGGCGTGAGAAGAGAGGCAAGAGGCAGGCAGAGGCGGCGACTAGCCCTAATTCATGGGGGAGCGGATTTAtagagggggaaggggggagacggaggcggcggcggcggaacagAGGGGGAAGAGGGAGACGGCGCCGGTGGAACAGAGGGGAAGTGAGCGGCGGCGCCGGTGGATTTGCAGAGGGGAAATGGTGGAGCGATTTAGAGAGGGAGAATGAGGGAgatggtagagagagagagaggcgagtaGATGGTGGAGCAATTAgaaaaattagataaaattaatattttttatttttttaaaatatatttgtaaaattactaaaatacccctGAGATTTTTGGAAATTCCAGGGGGGTCCAGTGACCCcactgccccccccccccccccccccccggctCCGCCCCTGATCAAGGCAGCATAATGACCCATCAATTTCATGGAGAGAAGGAAAGAATGAAAATCAATTTGTACATTAGTTTCACAAGCATACTAAATTATCCATACAAACAGGCCGTGGCTGCTGCAGGATTCAGGATTCATAACTCACACTCAAAATTCCCTGTCCTCATTTGATGCAACTGCAGCCCGTGTCATCGCCACGGCCACTCTAACTGTTCTAAATCGCCTTTGCTCACATTCCAAGCACCTTGAGCAATCTCAGTATATAGTTGTTCCCAACCCCAGCTAGAATATCCCAGAAAGAACCAGAAATCGCCAACAGATTGGTTTCCAGCTCTTATATCTTCGACTAGGCCAGGCATCGCCAGTTGATCCATCAAGTAGAAGTTTGGCAGGACTTCCAGAGATCGGCCTTCAAAAAATTTGTGTGTTAACGCAGCAAGTGGCATTCCACGCATCATGACTGGGCCGCCGAAAGAAAGGGGTGCCTCCTTTAAATATTCAAAGCTTCCTTCACCAAGTTCTTCAAGAGAGTCCCATCCGATATGTTTGTTAATTATCAGACCTCGAAATCCACTTTTTTCATCCACATTCACTATTAGAATCTTGGATTCGTCAAAGGGGTGAACGTCCAGAAGCTTTTCCGTTGCACTTAGAACACAACCAACAGACAACTGAGGCTTTTCTTGTAACTTTGAAGATAGCTGAGCATCAATCTTGTATTTAACTGCAACATTTTGCACTAGGTCTTTGAGTAGAACTTCGTGGTGTGAGTTCCTAGTCTGTAGTTCCTCTTCGACAGACTTCTGGTCCTGTAGAAAATCTAACCCAGGAAAGGGTATTAGACACCAGAAGCTGAATTATAGTACTTAGGTGTGTCTGAATTTGATCATACAAGTGGAGAAGAAATAAGGAGATACTCTATCTATGTCATGTCAAGGAACAAGGAAAAACTGAAAAGGAAccattatttttacaattacCTCGATTTGTGATAAGGTCTATTACATGGCTGCCATGAGCAGCCAGAAACTTGATTATATCAGAAACTATAATATCTCCTTCATAGGATATGGTCTCATTCTTCCTTTCAGCGGGGAATAACAGCAAAAGTGGATAAACTTCCCTCTGCAAATTTACGCATATCAGGTGCACAAACCACTATGGAATACAATCAGTATGTTTTAACTAAAAAATAGAGTTGTAGAGGGAAATAAGGCTTGTAAGTCTCAACTCTGATCAGAGACCAAGAACTGATCAGGATTAAGCAGAAACATAGACTTTTGCCATACATGACACTAAATTCATTATACTTCGCCAAGCGCGACTCAGTATCTCTCCTACCTccagcacacacacacatacatctATATGTGTAATCATGTAACTCACACCTGCAGTATTGGTCTAATGATGAAGCCGCAATCATTCCGCGTGCAATCCATCATATAAATAAGTGGAAGCTTCAAAACGACATCAAGAGTATGTTCTGCAACAAATCTAAGCCATTGATCAGAATCAGAAAATATTAGCACGTAAGAAACCCCCAAAACAATGATTAACTTCTAGAAATTTACTATAGCAGGTAAGAAACACAAATTTGATCCAAAATTTCATCATCGGTCACTTCTAGAAAATCCATATAAAAACTTTACAACCAAACAATGTCTAATAGAATAAAAATGGACCACTAAGAACTAAGATTTTTTgaccaaagaaaaaaaacatcAAGTGCATGGCAAAAAACAAACTTATAACAAAATTGAACTCAAATAGATAGAGAAAAACTGAAACAAATCTTCCTGGACAGAGAAGAATATTACATCACACGCATAAATATGAGCTTCTCACCTGCCGCCATTACCAATTTATCCTTCCTTGAACTATTTGTCTTCATATAAGCATAACTCTTAACAGCTCGGTACACTTCCCGAACAACAAATTCCATCCTCTGACAGAACCCACACCAATTGTTGCTGAAAAGAACCAATACGTTCCTATCCCAAGGACTGGCAGAATTCCTGGGGTCAGATTTATTACCGAGAACCAGCTCAGAGAAAGTATGGGTTGTAACAAGGGGAATAGAATCTGTTTCATGAAAACCCTGATTAACAAACGGAGGTCTTTGAGCACCTCTCAGGCTAGGAACTATAGTAGATGATTGTAGATATGGGTGAAGCTTTCCGGCTAGGAAATCATTAACAAATAAAGATAGCGAAGAATAGCTCAAAACTGATTGCTCATCTAAGACATAGTGGTTCTCAGAAATTGGGTCAACTATGACAACTGATGGAACATTTAATCCTCCAGTTAGAGTTTCAAGTAATCTGTATTGGCcatcaaaaaggaaaaaggaaacaTTAAAATTGGTGTGCTGTTCATTGTCCTCCAATCCAGAGTGGGCCGTCTCCCTGACATTCAAACCTTGAGCACTATCGGCAGTGATGCTTAAACTATCATCACCTTGCTCAGGTTCTACAGATGACAAGATGTTACTACAGTCTTCTTTTCCTTCTGACACCATATATTCAACATCAGAAGGACTGGATACCGCATTTGGCCTTCTATCAGACTCATCGGCATCACCTTGCTCAGGCTCTACAGATGACAAGATGTTACTATCATCTTCTTTGCCTTCTGATACTATATATTCAACATCAGAAGGACTGGATACCACATCATTAGGCCTTCTATCAGACTCAGTAGGCCCTCTATCAGACTCATCAGCATCACCTTGCTCAGGTTCTACAGATGACAATATGTTACTATCATCTTCTTTGCCTTCTGACACTATATATTCAACATCAGAAGGACTGGATACCACATTAGGCCTTCTATCAGAATCGTCAGCTGGTATTTTCTTATCTATATCAACACCTTCATGATAATCTTCTACAGGTGTTTCTCGAGATGCTAGGTCGGACTGGTCCTCAACATGTGGTGGCTGATGTTCTACAACTTCAATGTCAAAATCTTTGGACAAAAGTTGAAAC
It contains:
- the LOC130993201 gene encoding uncharacterized protein LOC130993201 isoform X2, yielding MCVCMTDFNRCGLLLLAAALSLFCSHTVYCDGGGHAEVQWQILTKLNYSSQIRLHPRLLLLVTVPWSGESRSLMKGLAHAVARDEMGLGTLKLMVLYKNVERTLADALDATDGITVFYYHNSLSYKYWGRLRVQSILVSVHYVMQLSPDEQPLKSLTTAEELREFLHSTDKAVLLFDLCGWTPRLVAMNESTTGSDLEEELINHSGKGFVGADSKMENNGTLVGEEKDNRKDVEDDMPSCGRDEGFSGPFWTNQFSTVNNSLLKEVENVTVSAGESCSLFELQRYKVSFQKFIEVAREFFLPPEKYRYAVVRERSLLPLLNVEEPILGLVTVQFAGCPSCSQVLKEVDDLKAILQSQPSPVSEVRDDPHGVDAVLPTKRPSMLLFIDRSSNSIEIRRESQEALNAFRELAEHTQMPNQIHGQAITRPDKTLDTHKHPRLQHFALSEKSVLEDKMSITIMNDGQQVTLENLVSNLQGLMSVQEILTYALKKKAERKLSSLAKDVGFQLLSKDFDIEVVEHQPPHVEDQSDLASRETPVEDYHEGVDIDKKIPADDSDRRPNVVSSPSDVEYIVSEGKEDDSNILSSVEPEQGDADESDRGPTESDRRPNDVVSSPSDVEYIVSEGKEDDSNILSSVEPEQGDADESDRRPNAVSSPSDVEYMVSEGKEDCSNILSSVEPEQGDDSLSITADSAQGLNVRETAHSGLEDNEQHTNFNVSFFLFDGQYRLLETLTGGLNVPSVVIVDPISENHYVLDEQSVLSYSSLSLFVNDFLAGKLHPYLQSSTIVPSLRGAQRPPFVNQGFHETDSIPLVTTHTFSELVLGNKSDPRNSASPWDRNVLVLFSNNWCGFCQRMEFVVREVYRAVKSYAYMKTNSSRKDKLVMAAEHTLDVVLKLPLIYMMDCTRNDCGFIIRPILQREVYPLLLLFPAERKNETISYEGDIIVSDIIKFLAAHGSHVIDLITNRDFLQDQKSVEEELQTRNSHHEVLLKDLVQNVAVKYKIDAQLSSKLQEKPQLSVGCVLSATEKLLDVHPFDESKILIVNVDEKSGFRGLIINKHIGWDSLEELGEGSFEYLKEAPLSFGGPVMMRGMPLAALTHKFFEGRSLEVLPNFYLMDQLAMPGLVEDIRAGNQSVGDFWFFLGYSSWGWEQLYTEIAQGAWNVSKGDLEQLEWPWR
- the LOC130993201 gene encoding uncharacterized protein LOC130993201 isoform X6, with product MCLYSVCATSHYISRSGESRSLMKGLAHAVARDEMGLGTLKLMVLYKNVERTLADALDATDGITVFYYHNSLSYKYWGRLRVQSILVSVHYVMQLSPDEQPLKSLTTAEELREFLHSTDKAVLLFDLCGWTPRLVAMNESTTGSDLELKEHLNRPKEELINHSGKGFVGADSKMENNGTLVGEEKDNRKDVEDDMPSCGRDEGFSGPFWTNQFSTVNNSLLKEVENVTVSAGESCSLFELQRYKVSFQKFIEVAREFFLPPEKYRYAVVRERSLLPLLNVEEPILGLVTVQFAGCPSCSQVLKEVDDLKAILQSQPSPVSEVRDDPHGVDAVLPTKRPSMLLFIDRSSNSIEIRRESQEALNAFRELAEHTQMPNQIHGQAITRPDKTLDTHKHPRLQHFALSEKSVLEDKMSITIMNDGQQVTLENLVSNLQGLMSVQEILTYALKKKAERKLSSLAKDVGFQLLSKDFDIEVVEHQPPHVEDQSDLASRETPVEDYHEGVDIDKKIPADDSDRRPNVVSSPSDVEYIVSEGKEDDSNILSSVEPEQGDADESDRGPTESDRRPNDVVSSPSDVEYIVSEGKEDDSNILSSVEPEQGDADESDRRPNAVSSPSDVEYMVSEGKEDCSNILSSVEPEQGDDSLSITADSAQGLNVRETAHSGLEDNEQHTNFNVSFFLFDGQYRLLETLTGGLNVPSVVIVDPISENHYVLDEQSVLSYSSLSLFVNDFLAGKLHPYLQSSTIVPSLRGAQRPPFVNQGFHETDSIPLVTTHTFSELVLGNKSDPRNSASPWDRNVLVLFSNNWCGFCQRMEFVVREVYRAVKSYAYMKTNSSRKDKLVMAAEHTLDVVLKLPLIYMMDCTRNDCGFIIRPILQREVYPLLLLFPAERKNETISYEGDIIVSDIIKFLAAHGSHVIDLITNRDFLQDQKSVEEELQTRNSHHEVLLKDLVQNVAVKYKIDAQLSSKLQEKPQLSVGCVLSATEKLLDVHPFDESKILIVNVDEKSGFRGLIINKHIGWDSLEELGEGSFEYLKEAPLSFGGPVMMRGMPLAALTHKFFEGRSLEVLPNFYLMDQLAMPGLVEDIRAGNQSVGDFWFFLGYSSWGWEQLYTEIAQGAWNVSKGDLEQLEWPWR